AAAAGATAACAATTTGACGGAGGGACGACATGGCGCGAGCGGACGAAAAAGCGGAACGCCTGAAAGCTCTGATGGCGGAACGCCGGAGCGAACCGGGCCGGCTCATTCCGATTCTGCAGGCGGCCCAGCGCATATACGGCTACCTGCCCCGGCCGGTTCTGGAGGCGGTGGCGGAAGGGACGGACATTCCCGTCGCGGAAGTCTACGGCGTGGCGACGTTCTACGCTCAGTTCCGTCTGGAGCCGACGGGGGAAAACCTGATCCGCTGCTGTATGGGCACGGCCTGTCATGTGCGCGGGGCGCTGAAAGTGCTGCGCGCGCTGGAAAAAAAGCTGGATATTACGGCGGGCGCTACTTCCGGGGACGGCCGCTTCACATTGGAAACCGTGAACTGTATCGGCGCCTGCGGACTGGCGCCGGTGCTGACCGTGAACGATAAGGTTTTCGGCGCCCTGGTTCCGGAAAAAGCGGCGGAAATACTTGATCAATACGAATAGAGGCGGAAAGCCATGATAACTTTATCCTACGCCTGCTGCCCCCAATGTACGCACACGGCCGCGACGCCCTGCGCCAGGTACGTGAGCTGCCGGATCAGCGGGCCGCTGTGCCACGACGACGAGGACTGCCGCCGGCAGCGGCGCGAGCAGATCGCCCGCATTACGCATCCGGCCGAACTGCCCGTCAAGCAGATCCTGGTCTGCGCCGGCACGGGCTGCGCTTCCTCGGGCGCCAGCCGGCTGATCGAAATAGTGCGGGAAGAGATCGCGGCTCGCGGGCTGGAAGACAGGGCGCGCGTGCGTTCCACCGGCTGTCACGGTTTTTGCGAGCAGGGGCCGATCGTTGTGATCGAGCCGGATAAGACTTTTTACACGAAGGTGAAACCCTCCGATATCCGGGAGATCATGGAGCGGGACGTCGTCGGCGGGGAAAAAGCGGAGCGGCTGCTCTACCGCGACCCGGCGACGGGCGAATGTGCGGCGACTTACGAAAACGTCAATTTTTACGCGCGCCAACAGCGGATAGTGCTGGCTAACTGCGGACAGATCAATCCGGAGCGGAGCAGTCAATACTTTATTTCCGGCGGTTATCTCGGCCTGGAAAAAGCGCTGCAGACGATGACGCCGGCGGAAGTCGTGGAGACGGTGCGGCGGAGCGGTCTGCGCGGCCGGGGCGGGGCCGGCTTTCCCACCGGGGTCAAATGGGATCTGTGCCGGCGGGCGGCGGGGGAAAAGAAGTATATCGTTTGCAACGCCGACGAGGGCGATCCGGGCGCTTTCATGGACCGCAGCATCCTGGAAGGCGACCCGCACACGGTCATCGAGGGCATGATGATCGGCGCCTACGCGATCGGCGCGAGCCAAGGGTTCGTGTACCTGAGGGCCGAGTACCCGATCGCGGTGCAGCGGTTGACGGACGCCATAGAGCAGGCTCGAGACGCGGGGCTCCTGGGCGTGCCTCTATTCGGCTCGGATTTCTTCTTCGACCTGGAGATCCGAATCGGGGCGGGGGCGTTTGTGTGCGGCGAAGAGACGGCGCTGATGAACTCGATCGAGGGTTTGCGCGGCGAGCCCCGCCAAAAGCCGCCGTTCCCATTTGAGAGCGGCCTGTTCGGTTGCCCCACCATCATCAACAACGTTGAAACCCTGGCCAACGTGCCGCCGATAATCCTCAACGGCGCCGACTGGTACGCCGGGATCGGCACCGAAACCAGCAAGGGGACGAAGGTTTTCGCCCTCGCCGGCGACATAGTGAACACCGGGATTGTGGAGGTCCCCATGGGCACGTCGATGGGCGACCTGCTCTTCACGATCGGCGGGGGAATCCCGGACGGGAAGTCGCTCAAATCGGTGCAGGCCGGCGGGCCCTCCGGCGGCTGCATCACCAGAGAGTTCCTGGACACACCGGTGGACTACGAGTCGATCATGCGGCTCGGCGCGATCATGGGGTCGGGCGGACTGGTCGTCATGGACGAGGACACCTGCATGGTCGACACCGCCCGCTATTTCATGGATTTCATCCAAGACGAATCGTGCGGCAAATGCGTGCCCTGCCGCATTGGGACGAAACGGCTCCTGGAAATCCTGACGCGCATCACCACCGGCGGTGGCGAGGACGGCGATATCGAGCTGATGCAGGAGTTGTGCTTCTACATCCAGCAGACCGCCATGTGCGGCCTGGGGCAGTCCGCGCCGAATCCCGTGCTGAGCACCATCACCTATTTCCGGGAGGAATACGAGGAGCACATCCGGGACAAACACT
The Bifidobacteriaceae bacterium genome window above contains:
- the nuoE gene encoding NADH-quinone oxidoreductase subunit NuoE: MARADEKAERLKALMAERRSEPGRLIPILQAAQRIYGYLPRPVLEAVAEGTDIPVAEVYGVATFYAQFRLEPTGENLIRCCMGTACHVRGALKVLRALEKKLDITAGATSGDGRFTLETVNCIGACGLAPVLTVNDKVFGALVPEKAAEILDQYE
- a CDS encoding FAD-dependent oxidoreductase, whose amino-acid sequence is MSCRISGPLCHDDEDCRRQRREQIARITHPAELPVKQILVCAGTGCASSGASRLIEIVREEIAARGLEDRARVRSTGCHGFCEQGPIVVIEPDKTFYTKVKPSDIREIMERDVVGGEKAERLLYRDPATGECAATYENVNFYARQQRIVLANCGQINPERSSQYFISGGYLGLEKALQTMTPAEVVETVRRSGLRGRGGAGFPTGVKWDLCRRAAGEKKYIVCNADEGDPGAFMDRSILEGDPHTVIEGMMIGAYAIGASQGFVYLRAEYPIAVQRLTDAIEQARDAGLLGVPLFGSDFFFDLEIRIGAGAFVCGEETALMNSIEGLRGEPRQKPPFPFESGLFGCPTIINNVETLANVPPIILNGADWYAGIGTETSKGTKVFALAGDIVNTGIVEVPMGTSMGDLLFTIGGGIPDGKSLKSVQAGGPSGGCITREFLDTPVDYESIMRLGAIMGSGGLVVMDEDTCMVDTARYFMDFIQDESCGKCVPCRIGTKRLLEILTRITTGGGEDGDIELMQELCFYIQQTAMCGLGQSAPNPVLSTITYFREEYEEHIRDKHCRAGVCSSLFTSPCQNACPVSVNIPGYLALLAEGRYSEAYHATRRENPLPGVCGTICTHPCEAKCRRAQTDEALAICSLKRFVADRAFEEGISLGSDSFSPKTGQSVGIVGAGPSGLTCAHYLARFGHDVVVYDRAPLPGGVLAYGIPEYRLPNEILLREVELIKAEGVEIRLNTEVGVDFTFEELRQAHQAVYVAAGAQLSNRLRIEGEELPGVVHGLDFLRGVNLGHGARAEGKVVVVGGGSTAFDAARAAVRLGAAKVTILYRREVADMPADTSEIREASEEGVEILPLGAPLRVLGGERAEALECVRMEFHGFDKAGRRWVRPVEGATFVIKLDMLIAAVGQSPDRGLLGAEAGDGVFIGGDFARGADVAITAIADGKNAAAQIDAYLGGKGILNKGPEVAFPPPPDEAGEIEPHARLPIEAMSPEDRTDNFLEVIKGYNKLNAIAESKRCLRCDRS